The following are encoded in a window of Verrucomicrobiia bacterium genomic DNA:
- a CDS encoding thioredoxin family protein, which translates to MKKIILALATLLVAGWLGAAELNWVTDFNAALNQAKKENKLLFINFTGSDWCGWCKKLDAEVFSTPEFKEFAA; encoded by the coding sequence ATGAAAAAAATAATCCTCGCACTGGCAACCCTGCTCGTGGCCGGCTGGCTCGGTGCCGCAGAATTGAACTGGGTCACTGATTTCAATGCCGCCCTCAACCAGGCCAAAAAGGAAAACAAATTGCTCTTCATCAACTTCACCGGCAGCGATTGGTGCGGTTGGTGCAAAAAACTGGACGCTGAGGTCTTCTCCACACCTGAATTCAAGGAATTCGCCGCCAA
- a CDS encoding DUF2961 domain-containing protein: MIAKPPPPSRSSARNAPTKNLLLAEILALVLRLPPKPRQSCFALCLMPLAICFSTFAAVPLLLQPNPLSLHWLPVPDSTKTYLRSGFDYNDANYDSGNLIRVEPSGLSFSNAHSAWVLFEEKGPGVITSIWFTGKNKQGQAYLGGTLNFYFDGEPRPRLSAPLPEWLENNPLLPPGLAEKSSGGWLCYAPISYAQSLKITLEGHRDSYTHRKNGRGEIIPHLYHQFSFQRLPAPVASSTPESLRQTAAWELAWPALSPTATFPLPTGQPVTIFLAETQGILEMFRLDVGQAKADALRMRVEADGLNLVDMTLREFWGFSRDQRPQARFHALTMGVDTNGAYYSRWPMPCRRSLKLVLQNPDQPLEVKVQTTFRQGWPQPGLFYFHAARITDKTEKARDIVLLETRGRGHFVGCILELANATLEGDDRFYVDGEAFPPAWHGTGTEDYFRCGWYFYGGPLTRPLYGLLDNGTPKIAYRFHLADRLNFTKHAKIGFEHGHHNEYLGSYPGTVFWYAERQPPE; encoded by the coding sequence ATGATCGCCAAGCCTCCTCCTCCCTCCCGCTCCTCCGCCAGGAATGCCCCCACCAAAAACCTTCTCCTGGCCGAAATATTGGCTCTGGTGCTCCGTCTGCCTCCTAAACCGCGGCAATCCTGCTTCGCGCTTTGCCTGATGCCTCTGGCCATCTGCTTCTCTACTTTCGCCGCCGTCCCCCTGCTGCTCCAACCCAATCCCCTCTCCCTTCATTGGCTGCCGGTGCCAGACTCGACCAAAACCTATCTCCGAAGCGGCTTTGACTATAACGATGCCAACTACGACTCGGGCAATCTAATCCGCGTGGAGCCATCAGGCCTGAGTTTTTCCAACGCCCACTCGGCATGGGTGCTTTTTGAGGAAAAAGGCCCCGGCGTCATCACCAGCATCTGGTTTACCGGCAAAAACAAGCAAGGTCAGGCCTACCTCGGCGGCACATTGAATTTCTACTTCGACGGCGAGCCCCGGCCGCGCCTCTCCGCTCCTCTGCCGGAGTGGCTTGAAAATAATCCCTTGCTGCCCCCCGGTTTGGCCGAAAAAAGCAGTGGCGGGTGGCTTTGTTATGCGCCCATAAGCTATGCCCAATCCTTAAAAATTACCCTCGAAGGCCATCGTGACTCTTATACCCATCGCAAAAATGGCCGCGGCGAAATTATCCCCCACCTCTATCATCAGTTCAGCTTCCAACGCCTGCCTGCGCCCGTGGCCAGCTCCACCCCCGAAAGCCTGCGGCAAACCGCCGCCTGGGAATTGGCATGGCCCGCCCTCAGCCCCACGGCAACCTTCCCCCTGCCCACCGGCCAGCCCGTGACCATCTTCCTGGCGGAAACCCAGGGTATTCTGGAGATGTTTCGCCTCGACGTGGGTCAAGCGAAGGCCGATGCCCTCCGCATGCGTGTGGAAGCCGATGGTCTCAACCTGGTGGACATGACCCTCCGGGAGTTTTGGGGGTTCAGCCGCGACCAACGTCCGCAGGCCCGATTCCACGCACTCACCATGGGGGTGGACACCAACGGCGCCTATTACAGCCGTTGGCCCATGCCCTGCCGCCGATCGCTTAAGCTTGTCCTGCAAAACCCGGACCAACCCCTCGAGGTTAAAGTCCAGACCACCTTCCGCCAGGGTTGGCCACAGCCCGGGCTGTTTTACTTCCACGCTGCCCGCATCACCGACAAAACCGAGAAAGCCCGGGACATCGTGCTCCTTGAAACTCGCGGCCGTGGCCATTTCGTCGGCTGCATCCTCGAGCTGGCCAACGCCACCCTCGAGGGCGACGACCGGTTCTACGTGGACGGTGAGGCCTTTCCCCCGGCCTGGCATGGCACGGGCACGGAAGATTACTTCCGTTGCGGCTGGTACTTTTACGGCGGCCCTCTCACCCGCCCTCTTTACGGTCTGCTGGACAACGGCACCCCCAAAATTGCCTATCGCTTCCATCTCGCCGACCGGCTCAACTTCACAAAACATGCAAAAATTGGGTTTGAGCACGGTCATCATAACGAGTATCTTGGCTCATACCCGGGCACCGTTTTCTGGTATGCCGAGCGGCAGCCCCCTGAATAA
- a CDS encoding ROK family protein codes for MNLPPPKPPESTAHTLAGIEIGGTKLQIVLGRPGHIAHRQRFTVKPEAGGHGIREQLTATLPALLREHPVRALGVGFGGPVDWQRGIIRCSHQVPGWADFPLADWLRHLTHLPVQIENDANTAALAEARLGAGQGANPVFYVTLGSGVGGGLVVNEQIYHGALPGEAEIGHLRLNREGLIVEHRCSGWAVDKRIRELRSRGLTGPWAALLAQFKQTGGEARTLAPALAAGDEDARRLLHEVADDLAFALSHVVHLCHPAVIVLGGGLSLVGEPLRATVAARLPAYVMEAFHPVPAVRLAAWQEDAVPMGALLLAAQTPSH; via the coding sequence ATGAACTTACCGCCGCCCAAACCGCCTGAATCCACCGCGCACACCCTCGCCGGCATCGAAATTGGCGGCACTAAATTACAAATTGTCCTGGGACGCCCCGGCCACATCGCCCACCGCCAGCGTTTTACCGTTAAACCCGAGGCCGGCGGCCACGGCATCCGGGAACAGCTCACGGCCACACTCCCTGCCCTCTTGCGCGAACATCCTGTCCGCGCTCTCGGGGTGGGCTTCGGGGGGCCGGTGGACTGGCAGCGCGGCATCATTCGCTGCTCCCACCAGGTGCCCGGCTGGGCCGACTTTCCCCTTGCCGACTGGCTCCGCCATCTCACCCACCTTCCCGTGCAGATTGAAAACGACGCCAACACCGCCGCCCTCGCTGAAGCCCGCCTCGGCGCAGGCCAGGGCGCCAACCCTGTTTTCTACGTCACTCTGGGCAGCGGCGTGGGGGGAGGCTTGGTGGTCAATGAGCAGATCTATCACGGCGCCCTCCCCGGCGAGGCCGAAATCGGCCACCTCCGCCTCAATCGTGAAGGCCTGATCGTGGAACACCGCTGCAGCGGCTGGGCCGTGGACAAACGCATCCGGGAGCTCCGCTCCCGCGGCCTCACCGGCCCCTGGGCTGCCCTCCTGGCCCAGTTCAAACAAACGGGCGGCGAAGCTCGCACTCTTGCCCCTGCCCTCGCCGCCGGAGACGAGGACGCCCGCCGCCTGCTCCATGAAGTGGCCGACGACCTGGCCTTCGCCCTGTCTCATGTCGTGCATCTATGCCATCCCGCGGTTATTGTGCTTGGCGGCGGGCTGTCCCTTGTGGGTGAGCCACTGCGCGCCACTGTCGCCGCCCGGCTGCCTGCCTACGTCATGGAGGCATTTCACCCCGTGCCCGCCGTTCGCCTGGCCGCCTGGCAGGAAGATGCCGTCCCCATGGGGGCTTTGCTTCTTGCCGCTCAAACCCCATCCCACTAA
- a CDS encoding type II secretion system F family protein, which translates to MPKFSYVAMDSRGKETKGTLEVGSQNEAISRIKDMGLHPTRIVQVDKDKDKAKAKPAETKGAPGKKGGLHKEINLNLNIKIPGLTDRVKSKVLTTFTRQLATLVDAGLPLLRGLRVLEKQEKHPLLKKIIGDLGASIESGSTFSEALAQHPKVFNRLYVNMVKAGELGGVLEVVLNRLAEFMEKAQKIKGKVISAMFYPVAVLVVAVTILGVLMVYVVPKFKAIFVDLLGPGKELPQFTQIVLGISDMIANHFVITLGVLGALFFLFQVFIRTKAGRKLFDRFKLNMPVLGPVIKKVAISRFTRTLGTLISSGVPILQALTIVKETSGNVIVADAVSAVHESVKEGETITAPLEASGVFPPMVISMVDVGEQTGALPEMLMKIADNYDDEVDNAVAAMTSLLEPIMIVILAVIVGSIVIALFLPLISIIDSLGQEGSGPGE; encoded by the coding sequence ATGCCAAAATTCAGTTACGTGGCCATGGACTCCCGGGGGAAGGAGACCAAGGGCACTTTGGAAGTCGGCTCCCAGAACGAGGCCATCTCCCGCATCAAGGACATGGGGCTCCACCCCACCCGCATCGTCCAGGTGGATAAAGACAAGGACAAGGCCAAAGCCAAACCCGCCGAGACCAAAGGCGCCCCCGGCAAAAAAGGCGGGCTGCATAAGGAAATCAATCTCAATCTCAACATCAAAATCCCCGGCCTTACCGACCGCGTCAAAAGCAAGGTCCTCACCACCTTTACCCGTCAGTTGGCCACCCTGGTGGATGCCGGCCTCCCGCTGTTGCGTGGCCTTCGCGTGCTGGAAAAACAGGAAAAACACCCCCTGCTCAAAAAAATCATCGGTGATTTGGGCGCCTCCATCGAAAGCGGCAGCACCTTCTCCGAAGCCCTGGCCCAGCATCCCAAGGTCTTCAACCGCCTCTACGTCAACATGGTCAAGGCCGGCGAGCTGGGCGGCGTATTGGAAGTCGTGCTCAACCGCTTGGCCGAGTTCATGGAGAAGGCCCAAAAAATTAAGGGCAAGGTCATCTCCGCCATGTTCTATCCCGTGGCGGTGCTCGTGGTGGCCGTCACCATCCTGGGCGTCCTCATGGTGTATGTCGTCCCCAAATTCAAAGCCATCTTTGTGGACCTCCTTGGCCCCGGCAAAGAGCTGCCCCAATTCACCCAGATCGTCTTGGGGATTAGCGACATGATTGCCAATCATTTCGTCATCACCTTGGGTGTGCTGGGTGCCCTGTTTTTCCTTTTTCAGGTCTTCATCCGTACCAAGGCAGGGCGCAAGCTCTTCGACCGCTTCAAACTCAACATGCCCGTCCTGGGTCCCGTCATCAAGAAAGTCGCCATCTCCCGTTTTACCCGCACCCTGGGCACCTTGATCAGCAGCGGTGTGCCCATTCTCCAGGCGCTTACCATTGTCAAAGAGACCTCCGGCAACGTGATCGTGGCGGATGCCGTCTCCGCCGTCCACGAAAGCGTCAAGGAAGGCGAAACCATTACCGCCCCCTTGGAGGCCTCCGGCGTCTTCCCGCCCATGGTCATCAGCATGGTGGACGTGGGCGAGCAAACCGGCGCGCTCCCGGAAATGTTGATGAAAATTGCCGACAACTACGATGACGAAGTGGACAACGCCGTCGCCGCTATGACCTCCCTGCTGGAGCCGATCATGATCGTGATTCTGGCGGTCATCGTCGGCAGCATCGTCATCGCCCTCTTCCTGCCGCTGATCTCCATCATCGACAGCCTCGGCCAGGAAGGCTCCGGCCCGGGAGAGTAA
- a CDS encoding GspE/PulE family protein, producing the protein MPDLIHDPFLNLIRERALLDDMQIEEVVQEHQRTAKPIHQILADFGLMDMETQLQVKAEALGTEVVELEKREIPPDVIATIPAAVARMYQCVPVAVYGNSVQVALADPFNLTAADDISVSSGREIIVVVADPNAIERAISRYYGEEGVDVSSALKELGEDEHIAREITEVSEENLGELMDLANETPIIKFVNLVLYQAIKDRASDIHFEPFEDEFKIRYRVDGALYEMAPPPKHLALPVISRIKVMANLNISERRLPQDGRINFPMGNRQVDMRVSCLPTQFGESVVLRVLDRSAVNLDIESLGFPKYVYDYMLEAIQQPNGIIVVTGPTGSGKTTTLYSCLRKVNTIDSKLLTIEDPVEYDIEGIMQVAVNEAVGMTFGKALRAFLRQDPDIIMVGEMRDVETAQIAIQASLTGHLVLSTLHTNDAPGAVTRLIDMGVEPFLISSSLMAVLAQRLVRTICKKCRTPFEPTESQLALLNLSPHDIGDKMFYYGRGCNTCNDTGYKGRKGIFELLPITEPIRILINERAPTVVIRQKAVELGMVTLREDGLRSIFDGDTTIEEVVKYT; encoded by the coding sequence ATGCCCGACCTCATCCACGATCCCTTCCTGAATCTCATCCGCGAGCGCGCCTTGCTGGATGACATGCAGATCGAAGAAGTTGTCCAGGAACACCAGCGCACCGCCAAGCCCATCCACCAAATCCTGGCTGACTTTGGCCTCATGGACATGGAAACCCAGCTCCAGGTCAAGGCCGAAGCCCTCGGCACCGAAGTGGTGGAGCTTGAAAAACGGGAAATCCCTCCCGATGTCATCGCCACCATCCCGGCGGCTGTCGCCCGCATGTACCAATGCGTCCCCGTCGCCGTCTATGGCAATTCCGTGCAGGTTGCCCTGGCCGACCCCTTCAACTTGACCGCGGCCGACGACATCAGCGTCAGCAGCGGCCGCGAAATCATCGTCGTGGTGGCCGACCCCAACGCCATTGAGCGGGCCATCTCCCGCTACTACGGCGAGGAGGGGGTGGACGTCAGCAGCGCCCTCAAGGAACTGGGCGAAGACGAGCACATCGCGCGCGAAATCACCGAGGTTTCCGAGGAAAACCTGGGCGAGTTGATGGACCTGGCCAACGAAACGCCCATCATCAAATTCGTCAATCTCGTCCTCTATCAGGCCATCAAAGACCGCGCCAGCGACATCCATTTCGAGCCTTTTGAGGACGAGTTCAAAATCCGCTACCGCGTGGACGGCGCCCTCTATGAAATGGCCCCGCCCCCCAAACACCTGGCCCTGCCCGTGATCTCCCGCATCAAGGTCATGGCCAATCTCAACATCTCCGAGCGCCGCCTCCCCCAGGACGGACGCATCAATTTCCCCATGGGCAACCGCCAGGTGGACATGCGCGTCTCCTGCCTGCCCACCCAGTTCGGTGAATCGGTGGTGCTCCGCGTCCTCGACCGCTCCGCCGTCAACCTCGACATCGAGTCCCTGGGCTTCCCCAAGTATGTTTACGACTACATGCTCGAGGCCATCCAGCAGCCCAACGGCATCATCGTCGTCACTGGCCCCACTGGCTCCGGCAAAACCACCACCCTTTACTCCTGCCTGCGCAAGGTCAACACCATTGACTCCAAACTGCTGACCATCGAAGACCCGGTGGAGTACGACATCGAAGGCATCATGCAGGTGGCCGTCAACGAAGCCGTCGGCATGACCTTCGGCAAGGCCCTCCGCGCCTTCCTCCGCCAGGACCCCGACATCATCATGGTGGGCGAAATGCGCGACGTCGAAACCGCCCAAATCGCCATCCAGGCCTCCCTGACTGGTCACCTCGTGCTCAGCACCCTCCACACCAACGACGCCCCCGGCGCCGTCACCCGCTTGATTGACATGGGCGTCGAGCCGTTTCTCATTTCCTCCTCGCTCATGGCCGTACTGGCCCAGCGCCTGGTGCGCACCATCTGCAAAAAATGCCGCACCCCCTTTGAACCCACCGAAAGCCAGCTCGCCCTCCTCAACCTCTCCCCCCACGACATCGGAGACAAAATGTTCTACTACGGTCGCGGCTGCAACACCTGCAATGACACCGGTTACAAGGGCCGCAAAGGCATCTTTGAACTGCTGCCCATCACCGAGCCCATTCGCATCCTCATCAATGAACGGGCCCCCACCGTCGTCATCCGCCAGAAGGCGGTGGAGCTGGGCATGGTCACCCTGCGCGAAGACGGCTTGCGCAGCATCTTTGATGGTGATACTACTATTGAAGAAGTCGTTAAGTACACCTGA
- a CDS encoding type IV pilus twitching motility protein PilT — translation MSDLLQLVVSEGASDLHIRVGVPPVIRLHGILHRVEGPPCTNEDTEELMRSISSDDHIQQVRENGTADFGFAFGDMARFRVSVFKERGQFALVLRQIPNKLLTLEQIGLPRQTIMTLLYKPRGLILVTGPTGSGKSTTLASMIDIINQERDDAHIVTIEDPIEYYHYHKKAIVTQREVHVDVPSFAEALRRVLRQDPDIILVGEMRDLETIEAAITAAETGHLVFGTLHTTGAAKTIDRIVNAFPMNQQEMIRIQLSTVLQAVISQLLIPRCDKPGRVAVYEIMINTPAIAALIRDNKTFRIASDIQTGAKYGMVTLDGYLMEKYMQGIIAREEVINKCQDPVTMMQKLQEYDIAKAAEAARAGTAPAATATAPTA, via the coding sequence ATGTCCGATCTCCTGCAGTTGGTGGTCTCCGAAGGAGCCTCCGACCTGCACATCCGTGTCGGGGTGCCCCCCGTCATTCGCCTGCACGGCATCCTTCATCGCGTCGAAGGCCCCCCCTGCACCAACGAAGACACCGAGGAGCTCATGCGCAGCATCTCCTCCGATGACCACATCCAGCAGGTCCGCGAAAACGGCACCGCCGACTTCGGTTTCGCCTTTGGCGACATGGCGCGCTTCCGTGTTTCCGTGTTCAAGGAGCGCGGCCAGTTCGCCCTGGTGCTGCGCCAGATCCCCAACAAACTCCTTACCCTCGAGCAGATCGGCCTCCCGCGGCAGACCATCATGACCCTCCTCTACAAACCGCGCGGCCTCATCCTCGTCACCGGCCCCACCGGCTCGGGCAAATCCACCACCCTCGCCTCCATGATTGACATCATCAACCAGGAGCGGGATGACGCCCACATCGTCACCATCGAAGACCCCATCGAGTATTACCACTACCACAAAAAGGCCATTGTCACCCAGCGCGAGGTGCACGTGGACGTCCCCAGTTTCGCCGAGGCCCTGCGCCGCGTCCTCCGCCAGGACCCCGACATCATCCTCGTCGGCGAAATGCGCGACCTCGAAACCATCGAGGCCGCCATCACCGCCGCCGAAACCGGCCACCTGGTCTTCGGCACCCTGCACACCACCGGCGCCGCCAAAACCATCGACCGTATCGTCAACGCCTTCCCCATGAACCAGCAGGAAATGATCCGCATCCAGCTCTCCACCGTGCTGCAGGCGGTCATCTCCCAGTTGCTCATCCCGCGTTGCGACAAGCCCGGGCGCGTGGCGGTGTATGAAATCATGATCAACACCCCCGCCATTGCCGCCCTGATCCGCGACAACAAAACCTTCCGCATCGCCTCCGACATCCAAACCGGCGCCAAATACGGCATGGTCACCCTCGACGGCTACCTCATGGAAAAATACATGCAGGGCATCATTGCCCGTGAGGAGGTCATCAATAAGTGCCAGGACCCCGTTACCATGATGCAAAAACTCCAGGAATACGACATCGCCAAGGCCGCCGAGGCCGCCCGCGCCGGCACCGCCCCCGCCGCCACGGCCACGGCCCCCACCGCCTAG
- the gspE gene encoding type II secretion system ATPase GspE — protein sequence MAAKDDYLLDLLMDMGVVTHDQVAQARQEAEAGGAGVVDTLLARRWITPQDVTNAKAVYFGAEVVQLADLRIEDSVISSLRRDLAKRYRAIPIYKHGNTMAVALSDPSDLDTIDALHHALKMEIEVKVASDAEIDAALSKYYGAEDDQVGMMIQNITEGDVAVQAMTKAAGEDDGSVVESDAPIIRLVNNMIVEAFKMRASDIHLEPLSKSFRVRYRIDGVLHEIKGPPKKLQASIISRIKIMSNMSIAERRIPQDGRIQTSVGGKMIDLRVSCIPTNHGESIVMRILDKEGLRLGLPELGFFTDDQQTFERLIGLPDGIILVTGPTGSGKTTTLYSVLNFINRPDRKIITVEDPVEYLLSGINQVQVNEVVGLTFAAALRAMLRQAPNIIMIGEIRDLETASIAINASLTGHLVFSTLHTNDAPSAVTRLIDIGVKPFLVASSTRAIMAQRLVRKVCKRCAAPYDPTEHERRVLNLDPNTPGANFLKGRGCGDCNKTGYRGRMGIFEIFVVDDEARKLIYEKVQASILRARARETGMRTLREDGTRKVLAGLTTPEEVIRATLADVD from the coding sequence GTGGCTGCCAAAGACGATTATTTATTGGACCTGCTCATGGACATGGGCGTTGTGACCCATGACCAGGTGGCTCAAGCCCGGCAGGAAGCGGAAGCCGGTGGCGCCGGCGTGGTGGATACACTCCTGGCGCGCCGGTGGATTACCCCCCAGGATGTCACCAACGCCAAAGCCGTGTATTTCGGCGCCGAAGTGGTGCAACTGGCGGACCTGCGCATTGAGGACAGTGTCATTTCCTCCCTGCGCCGTGACCTCGCCAAACGCTACCGCGCCATCCCCATTTACAAACACGGCAACACCATGGCCGTGGCCCTCTCCGACCCCTCCGACCTCGATACCATCGACGCCCTCCACCATGCCTTGAAGATGGAAATCGAGGTCAAAGTGGCCTCCGATGCCGAGATTGACGCCGCCCTCTCCAAGTACTACGGCGCCGAGGACGATCAGGTGGGGATGATGATCCAAAACATCACCGAAGGGGATGTGGCGGTGCAGGCCATGACCAAGGCCGCGGGCGAAGACGACGGCTCCGTCGTCGAATCCGATGCCCCCATCATCCGCCTGGTCAACAACATGATCGTCGAGGCCTTCAAAATGCGCGCCTCGGACATCCACCTCGAACCCCTCTCCAAGTCCTTCCGCGTCCGCTACCGCATTGATGGTGTGCTGCATGAAATCAAAGGCCCCCCGAAAAAGCTCCAGGCCTCCATCATCAGCCGCATCAAAATCATGTCCAACATGTCCATCGCCGAGCGGCGCATCCCCCAGGACGGCCGCATCCAGACCTCCGTCGGCGGCAAGATGATTGACCTCCGCGTCTCCTGCATCCCCACCAACCACGGGGAAAGCATCGTCATGCGTATCCTGGACAAGGAAGGGTTGCGCCTTGGCCTCCCGGAACTGGGCTTTTTCACCGACGACCAGCAAACCTTCGAGCGCCTCATCGGCCTCCCCGACGGCATCATCCTGGTCACTGGCCCCACCGGCTCCGGCAAGACCACCACCTTGTACTCCGTGCTCAATTTCATCAACCGCCCCGACCGCAAGATCATCACGGTGGAAGACCCGGTGGAATACCTCCTCAGCGGCATCAACCAGGTGCAGGTCAATGAAGTCGTCGGCCTGACCTTCGCCGCCGCCCTGCGTGCCATGCTGCGCCAGGCGCCCAACATCATCATGATTGGTGAGATCCGCGACCTCGAAACCGCCTCCATTGCCATTAACGCCTCCCTCACCGGTCACCTGGTCTTCAGCACCCTGCACACCAACGACGCCCCCAGCGCCGTGACGCGCTTGATTGACATCGGCGTCAAACCATTCCTTGTCGCCTCCTCCACCCGCGCCATCATGGCCCAGCGCCTCGTCCGCAAAGTCTGCAAACGCTGCGCCGCCCCCTACGACCCCACGGAACACGAGCGCCGCGTCCTCAACCTCGACCCCAACACCCCCGGCGCCAATTTCCTCAAGGGCCGCGGCTGCGGCGATTGTAATAAAACCGGTTACCGGGGGCGCATGGGCATTTTCGAGATTTTTGTGGTGGACGATGAAGCCCGCAAGCTGATCTACGAAAAGGTCCAGGCTTCCATCCTCCGCGCCCGGGCGCGCGAGACCGGCATGCGCACCCTGCGTGAAGACGGCACCCGCAAGGTGCTGGCCGGGCTTACCACCCCGGAAGAAGTCATCCGCGCCACGCTGGCCGACGTGGATTAA